The region CATAGTATTACTTATTCCGCAATGTAATCGCCTATTGCGGTCAAACTTGGAAGGGTAACACTTCCTTCATAACCCTTaccacccaaacccacaGTTATTGCTCCTGATAGACCTTTCGGATAGATCTGTAATATTAGGTCAAACACAAACGGATTGTCTTGAGATAACTCATCCTTGGATGATACAAGGACCACCTCAACTGGTGTCAGGGGAGGTGCACTCATAATAACATCACACTCAATCTCGTCTCCAGATAATTGCTGTGCTTCAAACTTGGTTTCTGAAATGACGGACACTGTAGTTCCCGGGCGAGGGATCCCTTGTAAGCTGATACCAGGAGTACCCCGAAGCTCACAGGAGCTAACACGGCCTGTTGCACCGCCAATTcccttgaccttgaagaCTCCTGTGGCGGTGATGAACTTTGAATTGAAAAGCGACGCTCTCTGAATCTTGTCCCCAATTTCCTTGTGTTCCGGGCTGGGGCTCCTGAGGAGTAAATTGTAAATGCTGTCAACCAACACATTGACAATGTCTTGCGTTCCACTTGCACCTATACTTCCTATCCATTCATTGAAAAGACGGGAGCTAGTAGGATCGCTTGACAAGTTTCTCTTTAGCTGTGGGTTTCCCCCTATGACAGAGCATTTACTCTCATGTCGGCCTAAGTATTCTCTATATTGGGCTGTGTCTTCTGCCCCCCCTTTGACACCCATAACCGAGCTATACTCTGTTTGGATATGTTCGCGGAAGTTCTTTTTCGATTCGTCAGATGCGTCAGGCCTTGTGATCTGGAGGTGGTACCGGGCCCCAGAACAACAGCCCGTGATAACATGTGTGCCCCATGTTGCAAAAAACCCTGCATATGCATCTCGTGCTGAAGCATCATTCTCGTCCCAGTACGGAAGTTCCTGTGCGGTCCGGATGAGGTCTGCGTTGATGGCTCTTTCCAGGTTTTGCACGTCATACTGGGCAGTATAACCGATATTACCGATGCTCCAGAGGCCAAATAGATATTTAGCATTGAAAGATACCCTGTGACCAAATTTACCGTCCCCTTCCTCCGAGATGCCCAAATACCGAAGACCTAATGATGGATTTGTTGCCAGATCATTTGCTAAGGCGTCTCCAGTCGTGCAAAATAAATCCTCAGCAATAATGTCTGTTCCCCCAGGGATTATGAAGACACCTTCGGGAACTAGAAATTGCTTATTTGTTACTGGAACTCTAGCCGCTTCAttgttgaagttgaattTTAGAAGCTGGCTTTTTCCAGCCGCCCCCAAAATTTCTCGATAGTCGAATAAATTAGAACCTGATGTATAATAAGCTCGTCTGTGTCAATAATTAATGGAAGATCAGTGATACCCGGAAAGAGAGTGATCCCACGTCCCAATAGCCCGCAAGCGGGAAGTGGTTCAGGCGGAGTATCCATGCTGATAAGTGATGATATGTATAAGAGGTAAGGCAgatggagagaaagaaagaataattatttGTAATcatgagaatgagaaaagaGGAGAGTGAGGTCACCCTCGGCAAGCAGAGGCACAACCGTCATCACGACGTATTGCCTTATTATGACCCAATCACGACGCTACCCACCTGGCCAAGGGCCTGGTCCATGGATAACGTGGCCTTAGCCAGTAGACTGCGACTGGGATTCTTGCCTCAAAGATAAGTTATTATGGGaagttctttttttttatctacttTGTTATTTAAGAACTACGTCAACATTAACCTTATATTACCGTATTCTGTTAGCAGTCGTCTCTTAGCTCCATAGGATAGGATGCCATTTGCCACAGATGGACCTTTATAAGGAGTACCTGATACTATAGGAGCAAGTTTTGAATTTGAAACATCATCAAACGCTCTCTTATATCGCGACATCCAGGACAGATTGCTACCAGAGATGCATAATATACGCCAACTATATCCAACAGTAACATACCTCCGAGTCTGTTTCCCTTTCTCGAAACATAGAGCTTCCATTGCTCAATCCGTTCGCCGTTACAGTAATTTcggaagagagaaagaaagtgGGATTGAAAAACCAAGCAGCAGTGACTCAGCTGAGGGGAAAAACAGTGGAAGAAAAGATCAAGCATCTAAAGGTTAGATTCCAGGTTTCTCCAGGTAGGGCACATCcagaaaattaatatttaacaGGATATCCTGAGTTATCTACAGAAATCAACGGCAGTAAAGAACACCAAGAATACTACAGCCTTAGGAATTACCGAGAGGGTCCTAATACTCAAAGTGGTGAATTAAGCAGTAAATCCGATAAGAAGGGAGTCGATGCACATAACAAGGACATCAAAAATAGGTTTGAAAAGGATTAGGCGTTGTTGTTTATATATACCTTGACGTGATGTTTCAGAGCAGACATACTCGGCGAACTTTTAGTCTTAATTCCTGCTTGAACGAGTCGGCGCTTGCGCTTAGCGGCTGCACGAGGAGCTCGTGGATCATATCAAATATGCCCTTGAACAACGGAGGATATGACCTCAAACCCGGAGGTCTGCCCGGAACCCTTAAATGCCCGGACTTGAGTTTCCTTGCGATAACCTTGTCCTTTTGACTTCCCTAATTTCATTTTGAATTCAttctttcttgttttctCTCCCATTCGATTTATTCTTATGTACCTACTTCGCTTTATCCTTCATCTTTGATCCGCCATTCTCTATCTACTGCTCTCTTACGCGCCCATCTAGCTACCTTGAATATATCTTTTGCCGCATTTTACTTCTGTTTGATGTATTCGCTGCTACTGTCTGTTTTCCTGAGCCATATAATCTCGTTTCTGCATGTCCGTATATTCTACTCTTTTAGCTTCGTTCATTTCTTATCACCGCTATGTGGATCAGTGTGGACAACGAGCGCGTCTGCAACATGGCTATTCATCATGAACCTGAATTGAACTCGGAGGCCCtaaattactagataataatcCATCCTATACAGCTTGTTACAATATCCCCAATGTATCCCTCTCGGGGTATAGCTGAGGGTTCAGGTAGTGATTGACTAATCTGGCCAACATGACCCTAGTCTTGCTAGGGACAGACAAATAACTCTGAATTCCATTCAAAGGCCTGGGAGGCTAGCAGTCAAATATTGATATCTGATCCGAATGAAAGTGATGAATATTTATGGCGCCGAACGAAGGCTGCCTGATTTCTGTCCAGATTTCTCGTTCCAGAGGGATCGACCTGTGCCGTGTCGACTTTGAAAATCAGTACCCTCTTTCCCATTCACATTCACCACGTTATCACCCTGGTGATCATGGCGAAGAGACAAATGCTGTAGCGTATCATCGGACATTTGACCAAGCACTTGCAGTGACCTCATTCCAGTATTAATCCGTTTAGCGTTCAATAAATCGCCAATAGTCGACACTAGCACTTGTTGCGAGTCATCCAGAGAAGCCACGTCTTCAAAAATATTGACCCGAGAGCTCTCAGATAGACTCGAGGCGTCTGCACAAATATTAAGACATTGAGTAAttgtctccttctcttccttgattTTTTGAAGGTCGTCAGTAACCTGGTTGGACATTGCCCGGCTCCCGTTACTCTGCAAATTCGCCTCCAATTGACTGAAATGTTGCTGAAGCCGAGCCGATGCTGCATTCATATTCTGAAGGCAGGTATTCAAATAGCCTTGAGCTATTTGCTGAGATATACTAGAATTGGGCTTTGCAGTTGTTGTGTTCTCGTGAGGTGATGAGCTAGCAGGTCCTTCTGTTTTATCCTGGCATTTTAATTGATACTGCTCGATATACCCTGAGACTTGTTGACAGATCTGAAGGCAGTCTGTTGTActctgcttttcttcttctattTGTCGTAATTCTTCATGGTTAATAGTTGTGGCTAGTTCTTCGGAGGAATAGCTAGTAGCTCGTTTCTGTTCGATTTCGCTCAGTCGGTCCTCAAGATCTGAGGTAGTATCATGTATCATGTCCTTGTAGTTCTGGAGCATCTCGCGAGTAACAGCAACAGACTGGCTGATAAAAAACAGGTTAGGGCTTATGTATAATTAGACAACAATATTATAACTTACAAAGTCGCGCCCCCAAGGGCAATATTGATAGTTGCCTTGTAGTTGGCGAGCACATTCTTATAATTCGAAATGTCATCACCCAAGTATTGAAGCTTAGTCCAATCTCGCAAGCTTGTCCTTTCCCCGTCTGAGTGCTTGACACATTGGCTAATCAATTCACCTAGTTCCTTGCAGGCGACGGCGCATCGCTGTAAAGGTAGCTTCAAAGCCGAGAGCTCGGTCTCATATCCCTTGACCACGTTTTTAAGGACCTCGAGGGTCTGCAGGAGGGCCTCGACCTCGTCTCGGAGTTCTCTGGCGGCGCGCTTGGAGTTTCGGATACTTTCGATCGTCTGAAGCAATGATTTGCCAGCCTGGAGAGCAACTCCAGAGAGGGCAACCACCCCGGTAGCAATTGATAAAGGATCTGCCATGCTGCTGGATATGCGAACGCTAGTGGAACATGAGAGACTGGGAAAGTGCAGCTTGAATTGCCGCTCTCTGAACTCGCCTGCGGGGTAAGATGATTAACAGGTCACATATGACTAGTGAGGCTATGTATCTTACTAATCGACAATCAGCACCTCGCTAGTCCGACAATAGCTTCGCATTCCAGCCCTCAGCTGGTAGACGATTATACGGATCAGGAATCCCTATTTAGGGTCCAGACAAAGCCCCTAGGTAGTTAGAAAGCCCATGTACAGCCAGGAGCGAGGAGGTCAAACCTTGGATTCAATCTCGCAGCTTAGTCATCAATAATGGCCAATCAGGGTTAGGTAGTCGTCACCTCTGGTCAAGCCCCATTTTGGCTACAGCTTGACCCCCCAAGATTAACCGATATCAAGAACCTACTTGCTGGACCTGAAGCGCGCGGAATAGAATTCACACCTCCATAAACAGAACTTTCAAGGAACAATATGCAATGTGGCCGCACATGACTAAAATGTATGCTTGGTAGTCAATGCCCTCCTATTaatccagctcttcctcggtcCGGTTGAATGGATGACTGTATAAAGGGCTTAACATCCAAAAGTACACATAGACGATGTTTTCTCTGTAGTCTGCAAAGCTGCTCTCTTGTTGGACCAATTTGTTCATGCTCAAACACAGTAGGCATTAAAATGGGCAGTTGGGTTCTGAAAGGCCATGACTCTATAACTGATATTTCCTTctctactaaatatataaaacttgGTCCCTACAGGACCTTTATCAATATTTCTATAGGTAACAGGTATATAGCCCATGCTCATTCGCTTTCTATCCTCTATATTAGATAGATCAAGCTTGAAGACcatattataagtattaagcTGACCATATCACCTTTCtctaaaaatatagaaagtattactaataaataatctagtagtatattagtaACTCTCGAGtagcaaaagaaaatagaaacGGTAGCGAGCAAACGAGCGTTGGAGAGAATTGGAACCCTGTGATTTAGGAATCTTGAGAGCCCAAGAGTGTAAAAGGGCGGCAACAAGTATAAATAAGTCACCTTCTACCCCCGGTCCAGCCGCTCAATATGACCCTAAAAGCAAGAGTTCCACTATAACTCAGCGTGAGACGCTCAATAGGTTGGACGCCGGCTCAGGAAAGGGCTCAGAACAAGAGAGGAGCAAACTAACACGGCGCATGGAGTGAAATTTGAATGTGCCGAAGCATCTCTTGTCTATGTTGGCACATGCCATAGAAGGTCACTGGGTCGGTTTGATTGCAGGGCTACTCTTGGCCAAGGAAGTTCCATGAATGCAAGCCTTCACTTGCTAGGATTTTCATGACACCTGGGTCCATGGCGCGGtggaggccatggttgaCCCATGGTGACCGTGAACTCTactgatgctgctgctgtgctaTTCGCGCACTCCCCGGTTCCGAGGAGCTGAGAAAACCTACAAGGTCGTTGAACTAAACTATTGGTTCCTTGAATGCTGGTCTCTCATCTCTCCTTCGTCAAACTTGAACCTGCCTTGAACTCGGCTCTTGGCACAGACTACTACTGTACTTACTGTGGAAGCTCTACACAAGGACTAGCCTCGCACTTGAGCTGCAGCGTAGTATTTTTAGTTTGCTCACAGGACTATTCACCCCTAAGGGGCTATGCAGGGGCAACTCTAAGCTTCTTTAAACCTTTCTCGAGAGCAACGGGCAAGGGCTATGCCAGCTACTCTATAAATGGGCCTGAGGTATGTCAATATCCATGAGCCTGGATATTACAGGGCCAAAATACATCGAAATTAGATAACTGCAACTTCTATAGaagtactaaatataaagttGGGCATTTTTTAAACAGTACTGATACAGACGCCTTATATACAGTTAATACTTTCTCAAATCTTATTATTGTTCAATGATAGTCATTGGGCGATTCACGAAGTACTAATCCACATAAACCAAATATAGTGACTTAGCTACTCCCTTCTTACTTTGTCTAGATAAGGTCTTTACCTTTATTGCCAGGCTCTCATGTACCTTGAAAGGCTGCTCACGTCAGCTGCGGCCTTCAGCGGCACGGCCTTTGCGCAAGGCTAGGTAGGCTAGTGTTGAAGTCCTGGCTGGTCCGggtaatattatattaataccaGTACGAGTAGGTATGTATGTGCCTAATCTATCGATACACCCAGTACTAAAATTTAGCACTTTAGCCAGCCTCATCGTAAACCTTGTTGTCGCTGACAACCTTGGATGGCAGCCACTGCCCTGCAACGGTATTTTCGTACTTGAGCTGCGCGAGGGTGAAGGTGTTAAGCTCCGAAACCAAAACAGACGAATCCAAGACCAGCACACGGTGAGCCTTCGCATTCTGAGTTTGCAGTGAGATATACTCCTCGCCCTTGATAGTGGAACCTGACTGGTCAAAGGTAACGTGGATCAGGGCATCGGGCGACTCGGTGCTGAGCAGGGAGGTGGACAGGATCCACAGAGCCGGCTCGTCCTTTGTCGACGCATCCGCGACGTGGAGTAAGGCAGCATTGCCGCCGAGAACCTTTTGTCGAAGAGAGAAGAACTTGATCTGTCCATCCGCGCCGATATGGCCGAAGGTCCCGGTGCCGCCGGTGGCATTCCCGGCGAGAGTGAACCAGACACCACTTAGGGCACCGGTAACGGACGCCATGCCAACAGCAGTGTTGCCGACGCTGGGAGGGATTGGCAGCTGGGTTATCTCGTCGGTGGCGAGGTCGATGCGCATGATGGACGAGCTCCAGTCTTGAGTGACGTAGATCAAGCCGGTGGTTGGCTCCTCTCTGATGAAGACAGGGCTGCTGAGAGACTGGTACAGCTTCCAGTCGGAGGAGTTGTGGAGGTCGACAGAGAAGGCGTAGTACTGGCCGTTTTGCGGGGAGGCGTCCTTGAGACCAGCCCAGACGCGGTCGCCAATCTCAAACACGCAGTGAGGACCGTTGCCGGGCTTGGGGATGTCGATGGTGTGTTTGATTTGCGGTGGAGTCGAGAGCTCCTTGCCGGGGTCGACGAGGAGCAGCTTGTTCTCGCCTTGCAAGGACAGCCACATCAGGCCGGGGTTTTTGACGGAGGGCCAGGCACCATGGAGCATCGAACTGCTGTTCTTGCCCATGGGGAACGACTGGTAGGCGATGGGGTCCTCGGTGGCTGCATCGAGCTCGATCTTGACAAGCTCGCTGCTTGACATCTGGGTCAGTAGCACGAAGTTTGTGTTGGGCACGCGAGCAGGTTCGTGCGTCTGCTGAGTGACTGGCATCAGATACTCGGTGAGACGACGGCTCTTGATTGCCTGGGAGCTCGCTGCCGACGTGGTGGCAACGCCGAACGCCAGTGCGGCCACCAGGGACTTGAGAGGATGGTATAGCATGTTGCAGGTCGATGCTCGAGTGACTGATGCTTGACGATACTGCAGATGGGCAGAACAGTTGTATTTAACCAGCTCTATAGACACGCGCCCCTTGCTCAGCCAGCCACACCCGGCACTGACACGATCTAGGGAGTGATATGGCCAAAGAGAGAATGTTAGAAGCAGGATTTCCTTCGTGTGTGATACTGGAATGATCATCCGAACTAGTTATCGATCCGCCCGATGAATGTGGGCCTCGACAAGTTCCTGGCCCTTGTGCTACATGACTCGCCTTGACGAACATCCCTGCAATGGGGATTCAACTTACATGTAACAAACCGGCATTGAGATCCATTACTAGGCTGCGGACGTCACGAGTATTACTGCTACGTATAGATGGAATATAGCTGTTCTAGCCGTGGTAGCTATGATTTCAGTGTTAATTTCACAGGTTCTCGGTCCTTACATTCCAGCACATCCTGCATATCGCTTTCCTTGCAGCGTTCGCCAGTAGATCAATTTCCCAGGCTCCTGGATGAGGTTTAGAAGTAACTTTCTGCGAGGATTCAGtgttaataaataaatacatCCATTTGACAACTATAGATGGTGCCCTCGGGCAGTCTACAGCACAAATGTCCCATTCAGATTCAATTGTCTTGAGCTAGCACCAACAAACACACGGTACTCTGATCCCGTTAGCAGCCTCCACTGCTGTGCTGTCACGTCCCAGACACTGAGATCTCGTCGACGGAGCTCGAATTCAAGAGTCTTGGTCTCGCCCGGGCGGACTACAGCCTTGTCGAATCCACGCAGCTGCCTTGGTGGCTGATCTCCGCCAGGAATCCCGAGATAGAGCTGAGCAACTTCAGCTGCCTCAATGTCTCCACTATTCGTCACATCGGCGGTCACCACGGCCACAGTATCCCAGAGATCTGCGTGACCTCCGGGGACTATTGGATCGACAGGGAAAACAGATAGATTCGAAGCGTCCGCAGCCCGGTGGATTGCCAGGTTGGAGTATTCAAACGTCGTGTAAGTAAGTCCGAACCCGAACTCGAAGCGCGGCTCAATCCCGCGCTGGTCAAAGGCTCGATAGTCAATATAGGGGCCCTCGGTGAAATTGTCCTGAGGGAAGTATCGATCCCAGCCGCTAGATGTAGCGGGTTTGAGAAGCGAGCCATAGTCCGACTCATTCCGAGCAATGGTATAGGTGAGCTTCCCACTGGGGCTCACGTCGCCGTATAGAATGCGAGTGATAGCCTCGCCCGAGTCCTGGCCTGGGAGGTGCGCGATGATCGCCGCGGTGACATTCGGGTGCTCGATCCACTGGTCCACCAAGCGGATTCCAGCGGTGTGAACAACGACAATCGTATTGCTGCACTGCGCGGCGATATTCAGCACCAGAGCGTCTGAAAAGTCGTCGCGAAGGCTCAGCCGGTCGCGAGCCTCGGAGGAAAAGGCATTGATGAAGACCAGGCACGCATCAGCTGCCCCTGGTACCGTGCTGTTGGAATTGCGCGTCTCGACATCCCAGAACAGCTGTGTATTCTCTCGGCGAGCTCGTGCCTGCAGGGCTTCAAGAGGGCCTTCGACGTAGAAGGGGGCAATGGCACCGGACCCTCCGCCACCCACCAACGTCCCGTTCGCAAAGGGGGTGAAGTAGGGAGGACACGGGCCTAGATTGGTCCCAAAGTCACCGCAGTTCACTTGCTGGTAATCGTGTGCCTCAAACCCGAGCATCCAGTCGCTGAACCCGTTTTCTGGGTTGTTGCGTCCGGGTGTCTTCGCATCATATCCGTAGACGGCGAGCATGCGCGGCTTCAACAATGGCAGAGCTTGCCTGTCGTTTTTCACCAGGACATGGCCCTCGATGGCCGCGTCCATGAGGATGGCTGCGTCGTCGGGGTCACGAGCGTTTACGAAATCATGAGGTGCTAGTAGGTCTGCAGGAAAGCCCGCTCCCACCGGTGGAAGGCCGGTGTCATCCTGTCGGCTATAGTACCAGGCGGCGATGATCCTGGTAGCCATGTCATCAATTTGTGACTCGGGAACTGAGCCGTTGTGGACAGCCTGGGCTAGATGTGAGCCCCAATATGTCTCCCCGAAAGGCATCGTCATGTCAAGGCCGGCCAATGCACTTGCAACTCCTACTTTCTGGGCCTCCCAATCACTGATCACGAAGCCCTGGAATCCTAACTCTGTCTTGAGGAGACCATTCATGGCCTTGCTGTTGTGACATGCGTAGCTGTTGTTCACGCGCTGGTACGAGCACACTTGGCACATCCGATCAGCCATCAAGTCTGGCGTGGCAGGCATCACTTACTTATACTAGCCGTCCCACCATGGATGGCATCTGCAAAGGCCCACATGTATAGTTCGTGCATGGTCTTGTCGTCAATGTTGGACGACAGTGTCTCAATAGTGTGGTTGTTCTTGCGATCGATGTTCTGGAATCGGTGTGTTTCTTGCTCGTTTCCAACAAAGTGCTAGAGCAGTCAGCCAATACACCATTTGATAAGAGTCCTAACTCCAGAAGCGTGTTTACCTTGGTACATGAGATTATGCCCTCGTCCTGGGTAGCTCTGACAGACTCAGCTCCAAGAATGCCGCTAAGGTATGGGTCGACACCGAAGCCCTCCCAGTTTCGTCCCCCATGAGGGATCTTGCCCAGTGGCCCTAATACTGCCGGCCCCAGACTCAGAGTAGCCCCCTTTCTTTTGAATTCGCCTGCCATGGCCCTTGCCCGTTCATATGCATTGGTTTTGTTCCAGCTTGTGAAGCATTAGCACTCGCCTCGGTATCATATCACGGGGTACGGAGGGGAGGGTGCTGTTGAAGCAAAATGTACCTCGCACCAATATGCAGGCCAGCTGGATATCCATTGACTCCCTCGGCACCTTTGACTCCAGCTGGGCCATCCTGCAAGCACATACCCGGGAAGCCAAGGCGCTTTATCGCGCGGACTTTACCAGAGCAACTACTCGTGGTATTCTCATAACCCCCAGTGAGGTTGACTTTCTCAGCTAGTGTCATCATGCCCACCATCGCCTGTGCTTTGGAGAGCGCCTCATCCCAGTCCCCGATCCCAGTGATCTCCGGGGTCGGATATACCGGGGGACTCTGACCATAGAAGAATGTATCACTCTGGACAACATTTCCATGGTAAACGTCTTGCGGAGTGGCGTGCGTTAGTGAGCAGAGAGTGGCCACTACAGCCACCAGCGCCTTGATGTCCAGCATGTTTCACGGACAGAGTAAACGAAGCGGACTTTTCTTGACGACCTAAAAATCATAACCGACAGGAACGCGTCGTCTGCCTGAATTTATACTCGGATCTCTTGGCATCTGGCGACGATTATCCCCAAATTACCCCGGTAAACTCGACCGGCAGAGAGGTCCAGAGAACCAATCTCCATCTGGGGCCtggctggggttggagaCTCGCACAGCCCAATTAATGGCTACTATATCGTGCCGCttggagaaaaaaagactGTGGTTCCGCTTGGCAAGCCTCCAGAGGGTCGATAACCAGAGATGCGGGCTCAATCATCGCAGCACCACGTTGACGCCCCACTGGAATTTCCCACAAAGCTCGAAATGCGGGTATAGGTTGGGGTTGGCGGACGTCATATAATTGCTTGGGAAATTCACTGGAGGCTTCCTTTGGCAGCGGAATATATCTTCCGCTCTTGTCTGAAGGCCCGCTGAGTGGAGTGCAGGAAGATATTTTCCGTCATAAACCCTAACTCGCCCACTCTTTCTGTTCGTATAATTTGCAGCGTTCTTCGGAACCTACACGAATTTTAATACATACTCTTCAAGAGATCCGATGTTGAGTTCAAGGAGCGGCAAAATCATTCACCCAGTCCTGATCGTGCAGACAGTAGCCAACC is a window of Aspergillus puulaauensis MK2 DNA, chromosome 4, nearly complete sequence DNA encoding:
- a CDS encoding uncharacterized protein (COG:S;~EggNog:ENOG410PXXK;~InterPro:IPR020864;~PFAM:PF01823) — encoded protein: MDTPPEPLPACGLLGRGITLFPGSNLFDYREILGAAGKSQLLKFNFNNEAARVPVTNKQFLVPEGVFIIPGGTDIIAEDLFCTTGDALANDLATNPSLGLRYLGISEEGDGKFGHRVSFNAKYLFGLWSIGNIGYTAQYDVQNLERAINADLIRTAQELPYWDENDASARDAYAGFFATWGTHVITGCCSGARYHLQITRPDASDESKKNFREHIQTEYSSVMGVKGGAEDTAQYREYLGRHESKCSVIGGNPQLKRNLSSDPTSSRLFNEWIGSIGASGTQDIVNVLVDSIYNLLLRSPSPEHKEIGDKIQRASLFNSKFITATGVFKVKGIGGATGRVSSCELRGTPGISLQGIPRPGTTVSVISETKFEAQQLSGDEIECDVIMSAPPLTPVEVVLVSSKDELSQDNPFVFDLILQIYPKGLSGAITVGLGGKGYEGSVTLPSLTAIGDYIAE
- a CDS encoding uncharacterized protein (COG:S;~EggNog:ENOG410PNUZ;~InterPro:IPR031348;~PFAM:PF17111), translating into MADPLSIATGVVALSGVALQAGKSLLQTIESIRNSKRAARELRDEVEALLQTLEVLKNVVKGYETELSALKLPLQRCAVACKELGELISQCVKHSDGERTSLRDWTKLQYLGDDISNYKNVLANYKATINIALGGATFQSVAVTREMLQNYKDMIHDTTSDLEDRLSEIEQKRATSYSSEELATTINHEELRQIEEEKQSTTDCLQICQQVSGYIEQYQLKCQDKTEGPASSSPHENTTTAKPNSSISQQIAQGYLNTCLQNMNAASARLQQHFSQLEANLQSNGSRAMSNQVTDDLQKIKEEKETITQCLNICADASSLSESSRVNIFEDVASLDDSQQVLVSTIGDLLNAKRINTGMRSLQVLGQMSDDTLQHLSLRHDHQGDNVVNVNGKEGTDFQSRHGTGRSLWNEKSGQKSGSLRSAP
- a CDS encoding uncharacterized protein (COG:S;~EggNog:ENOG410PICT;~InterPro:IPR015943;~SECRETED:SignalP(1-22);~go_function: GO:0005515 - protein binding [Evidence IEA]): MLYHPLKSLVAALAFGVATTSAASSQAIKSRRLTEYLMPVTQQTHEPARVPNTNFVLLTQMSSSELVKIELDAATEDPIAYQSFPMGKNSSSMLHGAWPSVKNPGLMWLSLQGENKLLLVDPGKELSTPPQIKHTIDIPKPGNGPHCVFEIGDRVWAGLKDASPQNGQYYAFSVDLHNSSDWKLYQSLSSPVFIREEPTTGLIYVTQDWSSSIMRIDLATDEITQLPIPPSVGNTAVGMASVTGALSGVWFTLAGNATGGTGTFGHIGADGQIKFFSLRQKVLGGNAALLHVADASTKDEPALWILSTSLLSTESPDALIHVTFDQSGSTIKGEEYISLQTQNAKAHRVLVLDSSVLVSELNTFTLAQLKYENTVAGQWLPSKVVSDNKVYDEAG
- a CDS encoding beta-glucosidase (CAZy:GH3;~COG:G;~EggNog:ENOG410PJ4A;~InterPro:IPR017853,IPR036962,IPR002772,IPR036881, IPR026891,IPR013783,IPR001764;~PFAM:PF14310,PF00933,PF01915;~SECRETED:SignalP(1-20);~go_function: GO:0004553 - hydrolase activity, hydrolyzing O-glycosyl compounds [Evidence IEA];~go_process: GO:0005975 - carbohydrate metabolic process [Evidence IEA]); this encodes MLDIKALVAVVATLCSLTHATPQDVYHGNVVQSDTFFYGQSPPVYPTPEITGIGDWDEALSKAQAMVGMMTLAEKVNLTGGYENTTSSCSGKVRAIKRLGFPGMCLQDGPAGVKGAEGVNGYPAGLHIGASWNKTNAYERARAMAGEFKRKGATLSLGPAVLGPLGKIPHGGRNWEGFGVDPYLSGILGAESVRATQDEGIISCTKHFVGNEQETHRFQNIDRKNNHTIETLSSNIDDKTMHELYMWAFADAIHGGTASIMCSYQRVNNSYACHNSKAMNGLLKTELGFQGFVISDWEAQKVGVASALAGLDMTMPFGETYWGSHLAQAVHNGSVPESQIDDMATRIIAAWYYSRQDDTGLPPVGAGFPADLLAPHDFVNARDPDDAAILMDAAIEGHVLVKNDRQALPLLKPRMLAVYGYDAKTPGRNNPENGFSDWMLGFEAHDYQQVNCGDFGTNLGPCPPYFTPFANGTLVGGGGSGAIAPFYVEGPLEALQARARRENTQLFWDVETRNSNSTVPGAADACLVFINAFSSEARDRLSLRDDFSDALVLNIAAQCSNTIVVVHTAGIRLVDQWIEHPNVTAAIIAHLPGQDSGEAITRILYGDVSPSGKLTYTIARNESDYGSLLKPATSSGWDRYFPQDNFTEGPYIDYRAFDQRGIEPRFEFGFGLTYTTFEYSNLAIHRAADASNLSVFPVDPIVPGGHADLWDTVAVVTADVTNSGDIEAAEVAQLYLGIPGGDQPPRQLRGFDKAVVRPGETKTLEFELRRRDLSVWDVTAQQWRLLTGSEYRVFVGASSRQLNLNGTFVL